The Pirellulales bacterium genome includes a window with the following:
- a CDS encoding lysophospholipid acyltransferase family protein → MSLEKTLHYLAYIAVRLFICLVQAVRIETCERLADVLATIATDVIPLRRKLVDENLRHAFPELDERRRRRLAKRMWKHLFLFVAEVAHAPRKIHETNWRHYVRLKDPDLLVRVLLDSRPVILVSGHFGNFELCGFMLGVLGFPTYTVARPLDNPYLHQFVGRFRGATGQHIIPTKGGYDQIQAVLRGGGAMAFLADQYAGTKGCWVQFFGRPASAHKAIGLLALDNDAPMAVGYAMRLGEPLKYELTICDVADPRSTTDRTVTGVRPLTQWYSRTIEDFVRLAPDQYWWLHDRWKDRRNPKQRSRQAA, encoded by the coding sequence GTGTCGCTCGAGAAGACGCTTCATTACCTGGCTTACATCGCGGTGCGGCTGTTCATTTGCCTTGTGCAAGCGGTGCGCATCGAGACGTGCGAGCGCCTGGCCGACGTTCTGGCCACGATCGCGACCGACGTAATTCCGTTACGGCGCAAGCTGGTCGACGAAAACCTGCGGCACGCCTTTCCGGAACTCGACGAGCGCCGCCGCCGGCGGCTGGCCAAGCGGATGTGGAAGCATTTGTTTCTGTTCGTGGCCGAGGTGGCCCATGCCCCGCGCAAGATTCACGAAACGAATTGGCGACACTATGTGCGGCTGAAGGATCCCGACCTGTTGGTCCGCGTGCTGCTCGATAGTCGGCCGGTCATTCTCGTGAGCGGCCACTTCGGAAATTTCGAGCTGTGCGGCTTCATGCTCGGGGTTCTTGGCTTTCCGACGTACACCGTCGCGCGGCCGCTCGATAACCCGTACTTGCACCAGTTCGTCGGACGTTTTCGCGGCGCGACGGGCCAGCACATCATTCCGACCAAGGGGGGCTACGATCAGATTCAGGCCGTGCTGCGCGGCGGAGGCGCGATGGCCTTTCTGGCCGATCAGTACGCCGGAACCAAGGGCTGCTGGGTGCAATTTTTTGGGCGCCCCGCCTCGGCCCACAAGGCGATCGGACTGCTGGCTCTCGATAACGATGCGCCGATGGCCGTCGGCTACGCGATGCGCCTGGGGGAGCCTCTCAAATACGAACTCACGATCTGTGACGTGGCCGATCCGCGCAGTACCACGGATCGCACGGTAACGGGCGTTCGCCCGCTGACGCAATGGTACAGCCGCACGATCGAGGATTTCGTCCGCCTGGCACCCGATCAATACTGGTGGTTGCACGATCGGTGGAAAGACCGCCGAAATCCCAAGCAGCGCAGCCGCCAGGCAGCATGA
- a CDS encoding Rrf2 family transcriptional regulator: MRLALLTDYALRTLIYLVGKPGRANIHDVSDFYRISPHHVAKVVHRLGRLGYVRSIRGVGGGIEMARDPDDIRIGEVIVAFEGHMHLLECVATPKVCVIQPQCRLRDVLAEAERLQREYLNSVRLSDIVQPGGQLADLPVYELR; the protein is encoded by the coding sequence ATGCGACTCGCCCTGCTTACCGATTACGCCCTGAGAACCCTGATTTACCTCGTCGGTAAGCCCGGCAGAGCCAACATCCACGATGTCTCTGACTTCTACCGCATCTCGCCCCACCACGTGGCCAAGGTTGTCCACCGGCTGGGACGTCTCGGTTACGTGCGCAGTATTCGCGGGGTCGGCGGCGGCATCGAGATGGCCCGCGACCCCGATGACATCCGCATTGGCGAAGTCATCGTGGCCTTCGAGGGGCACATGCATCTTTTGGAATGCGTGGCAACGCCCAAGGTGTGCGTCATTCAGCCGCAATGCCGTTTGCGCGACGTGCTGGCCGAAGCGGAACGGCTGCAACGGGAGTACCTCAACAGCGTGCGTCTGTCGGACATCGTTCAACCAGGGGGCCAATTGGCCGATTTGCCGGTCTACGAGCTGCGCTGA
- the epsC gene encoding serine O-acetyltransferase EpsC, with translation MATDARLKEQLPDLTERIVDTFTEVGTINHLGHCPLPNYDVIIQVIEDLQEIIYPGYRRQEGLHQGNVSYYIGALVDRLHDRLTTQIGRALRHEARAPCEGEQAVDFEALGQARTVEFLKQLPEQRRLLALDVQAAYDGDPAVKTPDEVIFCYPGLVAITVYRLAHVLHELDVPLIPRMMTEWAHGRTGIDIHPGATIGRHFFIDHGTGVVIGETCEIGDHVKLYQGVTLGALSFPTDGEGHIVRGNKRHPTIEDRVIIYANATVLGGQTVIGADSVIGSSVWLTRSIPPRTTVVLEKPRLRMRGEQVEEEPELNYQI, from the coding sequence ATGGCCACTGACGCCCGTCTGAAAGAGCAGCTTCCCGATCTCACCGAGCGCATCGTTGATACCTTTACCGAGGTGGGGACGATCAACCACCTCGGGCACTGCCCGCTACCCAACTACGATGTGATCATCCAGGTGATCGAAGACCTGCAAGAGATCATCTATCCCGGCTACCGGCGGCAAGAAGGCCTGCACCAGGGCAATGTAAGCTACTACATTGGCGCGCTGGTCGATCGCTTGCACGATCGGCTGACGACGCAAATCGGCCGTGCGCTGCGCCACGAAGCTCGGGCACCTTGCGAAGGCGAGCAGGCCGTGGATTTCGAGGCGCTCGGCCAGGCCAGGACCGTCGAGTTCCTCAAGCAACTACCCGAGCAGCGGCGCCTGCTCGCGCTCGACGTGCAGGCGGCCTACGACGGCGACCCGGCCGTAAAAACGCCCGATGAGGTCATTTTCTGCTACCCAGGCCTGGTGGCGATTACGGTTTATCGCCTGGCCCACGTGCTGCACGAACTCGACGTGCCGCTGATTCCGCGCATGATGACCGAATGGGCTCACGGGCGCACCGGCATCGACATTCACCCCGGCGCGACGATCGGCAGGCATTTCTTCATCGATCACGGCACCGGCGTGGTGATCGGCGAAACCTGCGAGATCGGCGACCACGTGAAGCTCTACCAAGGCGTGACGCTTGGCGCGCTCAGCTTCCCGACCGATGGTGAAGGGCACATCGTGCGTGGCAACAAGCGCCATCCGACGATCGAAGATCGCGTGATCATTTACGCCAACGCGACGGTTTTGGGAGGACAGACCGTGATCGGAGCCGATTCCGTCATCGGTTCCAGCGTGTGGCTGACGCGCAGCATTCCGCCGCGGACGACCGTCGTCCTGGAAAAGCCGCGCCTGCGGATGCGCGGCGAGCAAGTTGAAGAAGAGCCCGAGCTGAATTACCAGATCTGA
- a CDS encoding HEAT repeat domain-containing protein, which produces MPKRPTWLGGKKEEPGPKVITPKDKMEQMRALSDNAKKMTPELQQRVSEELAQGIAHEQDPVLRAQVLRTLGHFPNEKSGAMLAAGLHDHERDVRIAACEGLGRHGGPLAATELARVLAEDADMDVRLAAARALGEAKANASLPALGDALEDQDPALQHRAMASIKQISGKDFGNDIGAYREFAKSGQAPEQPSFIARIFKRFQ; this is translated from the coding sequence ATGCCCAAGAGGCCGACCTGGCTGGGCGGCAAAAAAGAGGAGCCCGGTCCCAAGGTGATCACACCGAAAGACAAGATGGAGCAGATGCGCGCCCTCAGCGACAACGCCAAGAAAATGACCCCCGAGTTGCAGCAACGCGTTTCGGAAGAGCTGGCACAGGGCATTGCCCATGAGCAGGATCCGGTTCTCCGCGCCCAGGTTTTGCGCACCTTGGGACATTTCCCTAACGAGAAATCCGGCGCGATGCTCGCCGCCGGACTGCACGATCACGAGCGCGACGTGAGAATCGCCGCCTGCGAAGGGCTGGGCCGGCACGGCGGACCACTGGCCGCCACGGAGCTGGCGCGCGTCCTCGCCGAAGACGCCGACATGGATGTCCGCCTCGCTGCAGCGCGTGCCTTGGGGGAAGCCAAAGCCAATGCCTCGCTGCCAGCCCTCGGCGACGCACTCGAAGACCAGGACCCGGCCTTACAGCATCGAGCCATGGCGTCGATCAAGCAAATTTCGGGGAAGGATTTCGGCAATGACATAGGGGCCTATCGCGAGTTCGCCAAGAGCGGACAGGCGCCGGAGCAGCCTTCGTTCATCGCCCGCATCTTCAAGCGATTCCAATAA
- a CDS encoding PQQ-binding-like beta-propeller repeat protein, with protein MKRYGLFAALIVSTQLGAAPVPRVSNDWPAWRGQQRTGVSRERGLLTDWPDGGPKLAWQAAGMGIGFSTPAVADGRIFLMGNRDGQEMILALSAREQGRELWSAPIGPVRHEGAGYPGPRSTPTVDGNNVYVLGINGDLVCLNAKNGAGIWRRNLVSEFGGAIPNWGYSESVLVDGPWVLCTPGGSEATIAALDKASGETVWKAKVGDPAHYSSIIRADIGGVKQYIQFTAKGVIAVNAADGTFLWRYDAPANGTANCATAVCVDNQVFAASGYGTGGGMVKVTGGAGKFEAQEAYFTKRMKNHHGGYVVVDGYLYGSDDPGVLTCLDLATGEVKWADRSSGKCSIVCVDGLLYCRSEAGLVSLVAAKPDGFELHGRFEQPERSDAPSWPHPVVADGRLYLRDQDKLLVYDVRKP; from the coding sequence ATGAAGCGTTACGGTTTGTTCGCCGCGTTGATCGTGAGTACACAGCTGGGCGCGGCCCCGGTGCCGCGCGTTTCCAACGATTGGCCCGCCTGGCGTGGCCAACAGCGAACAGGCGTCTCGCGCGAGCGTGGACTATTAACCGACTGGCCCGACGGGGGACCGAAGCTCGCCTGGCAGGCGGCCGGCATGGGCATCGGCTTTTCGACGCCCGCTGTGGCCGACGGCCGCATTTTCTTGATGGGCAACCGCGACGGCCAGGAAATGATCCTGGCCTTAAGCGCGCGCGAACAAGGGCGCGAACTGTGGTCGGCACCCATCGGTCCGGTGCGGCACGAAGGAGCCGGCTATCCCGGCCCGCGGTCTACACCCACGGTTGATGGCAACAACGTTTATGTGCTGGGCATCAACGGCGACCTGGTGTGCCTGAATGCCAAGAACGGTGCGGGCATCTGGCGCCGTAACCTGGTCAGCGAGTTCGGCGGCGCCATTCCCAATTGGGGCTACAGCGAATCGGTGCTGGTCGACGGGCCGTGGGTCCTCTGCACGCCCGGCGGCAGCGAAGCCACGATCGCGGCGCTCGACAAGGCTTCGGGCGAAACGGTATGGAAGGCCAAGGTCGGCGACCCGGCTCACTACTCGTCGATCATTCGCGCCGACATCGGCGGCGTGAAGCAATACATCCAGTTCACGGCCAAGGGAGTGATCGCGGTCAATGCCGCCGATGGCACGTTCCTGTGGCGCTACGACGCGCCGGCCAACGGCACCGCGAATTGTGCCACAGCGGTGTGCGTCGATAACCAGGTCTTCGCCGCCAGCGGCTACGGCACGGGGGGCGGAATGGTGAAAGTTACCGGCGGCGCGGGCAAGTTCGAGGCCCAGGAAGCGTATTTCACCAAGCGCATGAAGAACCACCACGGCGGCTATGTCGTGGTCGACGGATATCTCTACGGCAGCGACGACCCGGGCGTACTCACCTGCCTCGACCTTGCGACGGGCGAAGTGAAATGGGCCGATCGCAGCTCCGGAAAATGCTCGATCGTCTGCGTCGACGGCCTCTTGTACTGCCGCAGCGAGGCGGGACTGGTGAGCCTGGTAGCGGCCAAGCCGGACGGCTTCGAGCTGCACGGCCGCTTCGAACAGCCGGAGCGGAGTGACGCCCCCAGTTGGCCGCACCCCGTGGTGGCCGACGGCCGGCTGTACCTGCGCGACCAGGACAAGCTCTTGGTCTACGACGTGCGGAAGCCGTAA
- a CDS encoding SDR family oxidoreductase produces MSKRLAGKTALVTGGGTGIGLGVALALAHEGCRVAIAGRRREPLEAACKEFTGSPAMSCHPVDVGDLASVETLFRWSMATLGPLDILVNSAGVNVRKRTMAELSPEDWDKMMRINASGAFYCMRAVLPEMRSQRNGLIVNISSIAGIRSSLLGGVGYTASKFAMTGLGTTVGREEATHHIRVTNVYPGEVETPILDNRPVPVSAEHRARILQPDDVAAAVLMVACLPPRAHVTDLVIKPTSQDFA; encoded by the coding sequence ATGTCAAAACGTCTAGCGGGTAAAACGGCTCTGGTAACCGGCGGTGGAACGGGCATCGGATTGGGCGTGGCCCTGGCCCTGGCCCACGAAGGGTGCCGCGTGGCGATCGCCGGGCGCCGGCGCGAGCCTCTCGAGGCCGCCTGCAAAGAGTTCACAGGGTCGCCCGCCATGAGCTGCCACCCGGTCGACGTGGGGGACCTGGCGAGCGTCGAGACCTTGTTCCGCTGGTCGATGGCCACGCTCGGGCCGCTCGATATCCTGGTCAATAGCGCTGGCGTGAATGTGCGCAAGCGCACGATGGCCGAGCTCAGTCCGGAGGACTGGGACAAGATGATGCGCATCAATGCCAGCGGCGCGTTCTACTGCATGCGCGCCGTGCTGCCCGAGATGCGCTCACAGCGCAATGGCTTGATCGTGAATATTTCGTCGATCGCGGGCATTCGCTCGTCGCTGTTGGGGGGCGTCGGCTACACGGCATCAAAATTCGCCATGACCGGGCTAGGGACGACCGTGGGGCGCGAAGAGGCGACGCACCATATCCGCGTCACGAATGTCTATCCGGGCGAGGTCGAGACACCGATTTTGGACAATCGCCCGGTGCCGGTCAGCGCCGAGCATCGCGCGCGAATCTTGCAGCCTGATGACGTGGCGGCGGCCGTCTTGATGGTGGCCTGCCTGCCGCCGCGGGCGCACGTGACGGACCTGGTAATCAAGCCGACGAGCCAGGATTTCGCGTAA
- a CDS encoding DUF1570 domain-containing protein, whose amino-acid sequence MVGLRWSLPTLSGALLVALATSALVPARALDKIVLRKNDREQTILGQVLVTAEDGGLLVMSADGALCTVPPEELVSHSEDTDAFKAYSSNELASRLLAELPAGFEVHTTRHYLIAYNTSKAYAQWCGSLFERLYGAFTNYWTRQGFELRAPEFPLVAIVFADQASYAHFAHAELGEAASSIIGYYSLATNRMTMYDLTGIESLRAPGDRRGSPAQINLMLSRPDAERTVATVIHEATHQIAYNCGLQTRYADIPLWISEGIAVYFETPDLSSPKGWRDFGGINQSRLAAFADYAERRGPDSLRSLIADDSRFRDTSKALDAYAEAWALNYFLIHKRPKQYRAYLQVLAAKKQLIWDEPSERLAEFTAAFGNLTALDTDFQRYMAKMLH is encoded by the coding sequence ATGGTCGGATTGCGGTGGTCCCTGCCGACGCTTAGCGGTGCGCTGCTCGTGGCGCTTGCCACAAGCGCTCTGGTGCCGGCGCGCGCGCTGGACAAAATCGTGCTGCGCAAGAACGACCGCGAGCAGACCATTCTGGGACAGGTACTGGTCACGGCCGAGGATGGCGGATTGCTTGTGATGTCGGCCGACGGCGCGCTCTGTACCGTGCCGCCGGAGGAATTGGTTTCGCATTCCGAAGACACCGACGCCTTCAAAGCCTACTCCTCGAACGAGCTGGCCTCGCGGCTCTTGGCCGAGTTGCCCGCGGGCTTCGAGGTTCATACGACCAGGCACTACCTGATCGCTTACAACACATCGAAGGCCTACGCGCAATGGTGTGGGTCGCTCTTCGAGCGGCTGTACGGGGCATTCACGAATTACTGGACGCGGCAAGGCTTCGAGCTGCGCGCCCCGGAATTTCCGCTGGTGGCCATCGTGTTTGCCGACCAGGCGTCTTATGCGCACTTCGCGCATGCTGAGCTCGGCGAAGCCGCTTCGTCGATCATCGGTTACTACAGCCTGGCCACGAACCGCATGACGATGTACGACTTGACGGGCATCGAGAGCTTGCGCGCTCCGGGCGATCGGCGCGGCTCGCCGGCGCAGATCAATCTCATGCTCTCGCGCCCCGATGCCGAGCGCACCGTGGCCACCGTAATTCACGAGGCCACACACCAGATCGCTTACAACTGCGGATTGCAAACACGATACGCCGACATACCGCTGTGGATTAGCGAAGGAATCGCCGTCTATTTCGAGACGCCGGACCTTTCCAGTCCCAAGGGATGGCGTGATTTCGGCGGGATCAATCAATCGCGACTGGCGGCCTTCGCCGACTACGCGGAACGCCGCGGCCCCGACAGTTTGCGCAGCCTTATTGCGGACGACAGCCGATTCCGCGACACCTCGAAAGCACTCGACGCCTACGCCGAGGCCTGGGCGCTCAACTATTTCCTGATTCACAAGCGGCCCAAGCAATATCGGGCCTATCTGCAAGTGCTGGCCGCGAAAAAGCAATTGATCTGGGACGAGCCGAGCGAGCGGCTGGCCGAATTCACCGCCGCCTTCGGGAACCTTACGGCGCTCGATACCGATTTTCAGCGGTATATGGCGAAGATGCTGCATTAG
- a CDS encoding DUF3365 domain-containing protein → MKRARETTRMLDDLYKTAVVLITEHYVEVDSDLPAGTAAIALFDAMKKKGWHEVRLLDATGQPIEEKNSPQDAFEKEAVKQLLAGETWHEQIVDRDGSRFLRAATPIPVVLAKCTMCHEHYKQAKPNEPIGALSYTLKID, encoded by the coding sequence GTGAAACGCGCTCGCGAGACCACGCGCATGCTCGACGACCTCTACAAGACCGCCGTAGTGCTGATCACCGAGCACTACGTCGAGGTCGATTCCGACCTGCCGGCCGGCACGGCGGCAATCGCGCTGTTTGACGCGATGAAGAAGAAAGGATGGCACGAAGTGCGGCTGTTGGACGCAACCGGCCAGCCCATCGAGGAGAAAAACTCGCCACAAGACGCGTTCGAAAAAGAAGCGGTCAAGCAACTCCTCGCGGGAGAAACCTGGCATGAACAGATCGTGGACCGCGATGGCAGTCGTTTCCTGCGCGCCGCGACGCCCATACCGGTCGTGCTGGCGAAATGCACGATGTGCCACGAGCACTACAAGCAGGCAAAGCCCAACGAGCCGATCGGCGCACTCAGCTACACGTTGAAGATCGACTGA
- a CDS encoding diadenylate cyclase, translating into MTPTRPSEEFLTIFRAAVRLAEAVHVDAILLLLEDSLDWLQLKEHCGNQKLLLAAEKDSVVTGAEQAGFASVVLPDAFDTPVPEKLSQALLNAVADDLLVSGARVVALYGGFEPHSIDSISLIDLGDHLGRLTVKDLRQLETRVPLDTLQTVLNLAVEIGREGREGKPVGTLFVVGDTPKVRRMSHPASFDPVKGYSRRERNLKSPRVREAIKEIAQMDGAILVAPDGTVEAAAQYLDASAADVTLSKGLGARHWAAAAISRATKAVAVAVSESNGTVRVFQDGEVVLRIEPFRRPMKWKDRDHDGADH; encoded by the coding sequence ATGACCCCGACCCGTCCCAGCGAGGAATTCCTGACGATTTTCCGGGCGGCGGTGCGCTTGGCCGAGGCGGTACACGTCGATGCGATTCTCCTCTTGCTCGAGGACTCGCTCGACTGGCTGCAATTGAAGGAGCACTGCGGCAATCAGAAGCTTCTATTGGCGGCGGAAAAAGATTCGGTCGTGACCGGCGCCGAACAGGCGGGATTCGCGTCGGTCGTTTTGCCTGACGCCTTCGATACGCCGGTCCCCGAAAAGCTTTCGCAAGCGCTGTTGAACGCCGTGGCCGACGATCTGTTGGTCAGTGGCGCGCGTGTGGTCGCGCTGTACGGAGGCTTCGAACCGCATTCGATCGACTCGATCAGCTTGATCGATCTGGGCGATCACCTGGGTCGCCTGACGGTGAAGGATCTGCGCCAATTGGAAACGCGCGTGCCGCTCGACACGCTGCAAACCGTGCTGAACCTGGCCGTGGAAATCGGCCGCGAAGGACGCGAAGGAAAGCCGGTCGGCACGCTGTTCGTCGTGGGCGACACGCCCAAGGTGCGCCGCATGAGCCATCCGGCCAGTTTCGACCCGGTAAAGGGCTATAGCCGCCGCGAGCGGAATCTGAAGTCGCCGCGCGTCCGCGAAGCGATCAAGGAGATCGCGCAGATGGATGGCGCTATCCTCGTGGCGCCGGACGGCACGGTCGAGGCCGCGGCGCAATATCTCGACGCGTCGGCCGCGGACGTGACGCTTTCCAAGGGACTCGGCGCGCGGCATTGGGCCGCCGCCGCCATCAGCCGCGCTACCAAAGCCGTGGCCGTCGCCGTGAGCGAATCAAACGGTACGGTGCGCGTCTTCCAGGATGGCGAGGTCGTGCTCCGCATCGAACCCTTCCGCCGCCCCATGAAGTGGAAGGATCGGGATCACGACGGAGCCGATCACTAG
- a CDS encoding NADPH:quinone reductase, with protein sequence MKAAYIKTPGPADAIIYGDLADPTPGEGEVLVRMKAVAVNPIDTYIRGGLVKAALPSPFVIGSDLAGVVEKCGPKASRYKPGDRVWASSQGMAGRQGSFAELVAVNEQWLYPTPAGVDDRAAAAVALVGITAHLGLFKHAKLQSGEILFVNGGTGGVGSMVVQMAKAAGARVITTAGSDEKVAECRTLGADLALNYKTADVDAEVRKFAPNGVNVWWETLREPDFDRTVGLLSLRGRMVLMAGRDARPVFPVGPFYVKDCSLHGFAMFNSSVAEHRACADDINRWLAEGKLKPKIGREFKLSEAAAAHKLQEDNTLHKAGTLAGKIVLVP encoded by the coding sequence ATGAAAGCCGCTTACATCAAAACGCCCGGTCCCGCCGATGCGATCATCTACGGCGACCTCGCGGACCCCACGCCGGGCGAAGGCGAAGTGCTCGTGCGCATGAAAGCCGTGGCCGTGAACCCGATCGATACGTACATCCGTGGCGGGCTGGTGAAGGCGGCGCTTCCCAGCCCGTTCGTCATCGGCTCGGACCTGGCCGGCGTCGTCGAGAAATGCGGGCCGAAGGCGTCGCGCTATAAACCGGGCGATCGGGTGTGGGCCAGCAGCCAGGGAATGGCCGGCCGGCAGGGCTCGTTCGCCGAGTTGGTCGCCGTCAACGAGCAATGGCTCTATCCCACGCCCGCCGGCGTCGACGATCGCGCGGCCGCCGCCGTGGCGCTCGTGGGCATCACGGCGCACCTGGGTTTGTTCAAGCACGCCAAGCTGCAATCCGGCGAGATTCTGTTCGTCAACGGCGGCACGGGGGGCGTCGGCTCGATGGTCGTGCAAATGGCCAAGGCCGCGGGGGCGCGCGTCATCACCACGGCCGGCAGCGATGAAAAGGTGGCCGAATGCCGCACGCTGGGCGCTGACCTGGCGCTGAATTACAAGACCGCCGACGTCGATGCCGAGGTGCGCAAATTTGCACCAAATGGCGTGAACGTCTGGTGGGAGACGCTGCGCGAGCCCGATTTCGACCGCACGGTGGGCCTGTTGTCGTTGCGCGGCCGCATGGTGCTGATGGCCGGTCGCGACGCGCGCCCGGTGTTTCCCGTCGGTCCTTTCTACGTGAAGGATTGCTCGCTGCACGGTTTCGCGATGTTCAATTCGTCGGTCGCCGAGCATCGCGCGTGTGCCGACGATATCAACCGCTGGCTCGCCGAGGGCAAATTGAAACCAAAGATCGGTCGCGAATTCAAACTCTCCGAAGCGGCCGCCGCCCACAAACTGCAAGAAGATAACACGCTGCACAAAGCCGGCACGCTAGCCGGAAAGATCGTGCTCGTGCCGTAA
- a CDS encoding DUF1559 domain-containing protein: protein MSRFHPPKRSRSRYSGFTLIELLVVIAVIGMLVGMLLPAVQAAREAARRAQCVNNLKQIGLALQSYESTHGRFPPSCVTSVGLYPRSGNTDGISWPDNLMVFPSGFGWGALLLPQLEQTGLYNQFNFNTACWAISNATAAATRVPAFLCPSATGGSDGYVVESPVPGPTVTGSGNTGTDMLRSDGSPILFAHSHYVTNAGQNQPWGRNADDNANHDYTRNMDLPEPLNGGRPPCVINGPFYPNSHTRVADVTDGLSNTVFVGERSSFLCNNTWVGVVPGGGTIPRMDLYSWPSENNAATNMVGCHSGPDTHDHPQVIIHAPNNPFGHTDEMWGEHSAPGCNVLFGDGSVRFISAFMDADTWWYLSTMNVGDLPGAY from the coding sequence GTGTCGCGTTTCCATCCGCCAAAGCGTTCGCGCAGTCGCTACAGCGGCTTCACGCTCATCGAGCTCTTGGTCGTGATCGCCGTGATTGGCATGCTCGTCGGCATGTTGCTGCCGGCCGTACAAGCGGCGCGCGAGGCGGCCCGCCGCGCGCAATGCGTCAACAACCTGAAGCAGATCGGCCTCGCCCTGCAAAGTTACGAGAGCACACACGGGCGATTCCCCCCGTCGTGCGTCACCAGCGTCGGCCTGTACCCTCGCTCGGGAAATACGGATGGAATTTCCTGGCCCGACAATCTCATGGTTTTCCCCAGCGGCTTCGGCTGGGGAGCGCTGCTTTTGCCGCAGCTCGAGCAGACGGGGCTATACAACCAATTCAATTTCAACACGGCCTGCTGGGCGATTTCGAATGCAACCGCTGCGGCGACCCGAGTGCCGGCCTTTCTATGTCCTTCGGCCACCGGCGGCAGCGACGGCTATGTGGTCGAGAGCCCCGTCCCCGGTCCGACGGTGACCGGCAGTGGCAACACGGGAACCGACATGCTTCGCTCCGACGGCAGCCCGATTCTCTTTGCCCATTCGCATTACGTCACGAATGCCGGCCAGAATCAGCCCTGGGGCCGGAATGCGGACGACAATGCGAACCACGATTACACGCGCAACATGGACCTGCCTGAGCCCTTGAACGGCGGCCGGCCTCCCTGCGTGATCAATGGGCCGTTCTATCCGAATTCGCATACTCGTGTGGCCGATGTCACCGATGGCCTCTCGAATACGGTTTTCGTCGGCGAGCGGAGTTCCTTTTTGTGCAACAACACCTGGGTGGGCGTCGTACCAGGCGGAGGCACCATCCCGCGCATGGACCTGTATTCTTGGCCGTCCGAGAACAACGCCGCGACGAACATGGTCGGCTGCCACAGCGGGCCCGATACTCACGACCATCCGCAGGTCATCATCCACGCCCCGAACAATCCTTTCGGCCATACGGACGAAATGTGGGGCGAGCATTCGGCACCCGGCTGCAATGTGCTGTTCGGTGACGGCTCGGTGCGGTTTATCTCGGCATTCATGGACGCCGACACCTGGTGGTACCTGTCGACGATGAACGTGGGCGACTTGCCGGGGGCCTATTAG
- a CDS encoding phytanoyl-CoA dioxygenase family protein: MSSSVLSGQDLVSFDRDGYLLVRQLFDAEEMEILLSFARRDPALAAGAYARKDAAGNETRLALWNQAGDDLYSMFSRSPRIVDRMEGLLGGEVYHYHTKMMLKEPFVGGAWEWHQDYGYWYHNGCLFPLLASCLIAVDHATKANGCLQVIRGSHHMGRLDHGRVGEQTGADMERVEEALARMDLVYIEADPGDALFFHSNLLHRSDENRSPNSRWSLICCYNAARNDPYKESRHPRYEPLVKVTDTAIKEWAARAEAP; encoded by the coding sequence ATGTCGAGCAGCGTGCTATCGGGCCAGGACCTCGTCAGTTTCGATCGCGACGGCTATCTGCTGGTGCGGCAGTTGTTCGACGCCGAGGAGATGGAGATCCTGCTCTCCTTCGCGCGTCGCGATCCGGCCCTGGCGGCCGGCGCTTACGCCCGCAAGGACGCGGCGGGCAATGAAACGCGGCTGGCGCTGTGGAACCAGGCGGGCGACGACCTGTACAGCATGTTCTCGCGCTCGCCGCGGATCGTCGACCGGATGGAAGGACTGCTCGGCGGCGAAGTGTATCACTATCACACCAAGATGATGCTCAAGGAGCCGTTCGTCGGCGGCGCGTGGGAGTGGCATCAGGACTACGGCTACTGGTACCACAACGGTTGTCTGTTTCCGCTGTTGGCCAGTTGCCTGATCGCTGTGGATCACGCGACCAAAGCCAACGGTTGCCTGCAAGTGATCCGCGGCTCGCACCATATGGGCCGCCTGGACCATGGTCGCGTGGGCGAGCAAACCGGCGCTGACATGGAGCGCGTGGAAGAGGCGCTTGCGCGGATGGATCTCGTTTACATCGAGGCAGACCCTGGCGACGCCCTCTTCTTTCACTCAAACCTGCTGCACCGCTCGGACGAAAACCGCTCGCCGAATTCGCGCTGGTCGCTGATCTGCTGCTACAACGCCGCGCGGAACGACCCCTACAAGGAATCACGCCATCCGCGCTACGAGCCGCTGGTGAAAGTCACGGACACGGCGATCAAGGAGTGGGCCGCCCGGGCCGAGGCGCCGTGA